A single region of the Triticum dicoccoides isolate Atlit2015 ecotype Zavitan chromosome 2B, WEW_v2.0, whole genome shotgun sequence genome encodes:
- the LOC119365732 gene encoding protein IQ-DOMAIN 14-like has protein sequence MVAMGKAGRWLRSILAGKRDSGRRGGKRGQSQCDSAPLAELPAAASPREKRRWSFRRPAAAVKPAAALSPLAQEAGGLSVSVSERELEQSKHAVAVTMAAADAAVIYLTAPEAEDDLNLYATPVQEAAAARIQATFRGYLARKALCALRGLVKLQALIRGHLVRKQARATLRRMQALLMAQTRVRAQRMRMLEEEDHAAAAAPVDRRSPQHPRRRRSYEMDRSGEEHAKIVEMDMGEPPRRGRSSCSVAASEPWSAERRRAEYYGPGQCSPAPSAAFTEITSPRAYSGHFEDFEPATARVSAYVPAGYADEGESASEFFPNYMANTQSSRAKARSQSAPKQRPDSPSPLERQPSRRRGGPAPLPRSVKMQRSSSHVGVPMPSSAAAMYAQHYPWSVKLDRSSASLHESECGSTSSVLTAATTVGYSRSMVGFEVHRSQY, from the exons ATGGTAGCAATGGGGAAGGCTGGGAGGTGGCTGAGGAGCATCTTGGCCGGGAAAAGGGATAGCGGCAGGAGAGGCGGCAAGCGGGGGCAGTCACAGTGTGACTCGGCGCCTTTGGCCGAGCTGCCGGCGGCCGCGAGCCCGAGGGAGAAGAGGCGATGGAGCTTCCGGCGGCCTGCGGCGGCGGTCAAGCCCGCCGCCGCACTGTCGCCGTTGGCCCAGGAAGCAGGCGGTCTGTCGGTGTCGGTGTCCGAGCGCGAGCTTGAGCAGAGCAAGCACGCCGTGGCGGTGACCATGGCGGCCGCCGATGCCGCGGTGATATACCTGACGGCCCCAGAGGCGGAGGACGACCTCAACCTGTATGCCACCCCTGTCCAGGAGGCCGCGGCCGCAAGGATCCAGGCCACCTTCAGAGGCTACCTG GCAAGGAAGGCTCTGTGCGCGCTGAGAGGTCTGGTGAAGCTGCAGGCGCTGATCAGGGGCCACCTGGTGAGGAAGCAGGCCAGAGCCACGCTCCGCCGCATGCAGGCGCTCCTCATGGCGCAGACCCGCGTGCGCGCGCAGCGCATGCGCATGCTCGAGGAGGAAGACCACGCTGCCGCCGCTGCCCCTGTTGACCGCCGGTCCCCGCAGCACCCCAGACGCCGCCGCTCCTAC GAGATGGACAGGTCCGGCGAGGAGCATGCCAAGATCGTCGAGATGGACATGGGGGAGCCGCCGCGGCGGGGGCGGAGCAGCTGCTCGGTCGCGGCGAGCGAGCCATggtcggcagagcgccggcgagccGAGTACTACGGCCCCGGCCAGTGCTCGCCAGCGCCGTCGGCGGCGTTCACCGAGATCACGAGCCCACGCGCCTACAGCGGGCACTTCGAGGACTTCGAGCCGGCGACGGCGCGTGTCAGCGCGTACGTGCCGGCAGGTTACGCCGACGAGGGCGAGTCCGCGTCCGAGTTCTTCCCCAACTACATGGCCAACACCCAGTCCTCGCGCGCCAAGGCCCGGTCCCAGAGCGCGCCGAAGCAGAGGCCCGACTCGCCGTCGCCGCTGGAGCGGCAGCCGAGCCGGCGCCGCGGTGGCCCGGCACCCCTGCCGAGAAGCGTCAAGATGCAGCGGTCGTCGTCGCACGTCGGCGTGCCCATGCCATCGTCGGCGGCCGCCATGTACGCACAGCACTACCCGTGGTCGGTGAAGCTGGACCGGTCCAGCGCGTCGCTCCATGAGAGCGAGTGCGGGTCGACGAGCTCCGTCCTCACCGCCGCTACCACCGTCGGTTACAGCCGCTCCATGGTCGGATTCGAG GTGCACAGGAGCCAGTATTGA